GGCGGCGTCGGCGGCGATCTGCTTGGCGGCGGCGAAATCGAGGCCGAGCAGCGCCGCCATCGCGCCCTGCCCCACCGGCACCGCCGCCTGCATCGCCGCGCCGCGCACGCGCAGCAGCTTCGCGGTATCGGCCAGCCCCAGGGCCTCGGCGGCGCACAAGGCGGTATATTCGCCGAGGCTGTGCCCGGCGACGAACTCGGCCTTGTCGGCGAGGCGGATGCCGCCCTCGCGCTCGAGCACGCGCAGCGTCGCGATGGCGTTGGCCATGATCGCGGGCTGGGCATTTTCGGTGAGCATCAGCTCGTCGGCCGGGCCTTCGACCATCAGCTGGAAGAGATGCTGGCCCAGCGCATCATCCACCTCCTGAAACACCTCGCGCGCCGACACGCTGGCGGCGGCGAGCGCCTGGCCCATGCCGATGGCCTGGCTGCCCTGGCCCGGAAAGATGAATGCGCGCATGATCCTCTCCTTATGCGGAAGCGCGCCGCGATAGAAAGCTGGACGACGGAGCGCAACCCATGGCATCGGCCCGGCCATGCGCATCCTTCCCCTTGCCCGCCCGCTCCTGGCCCTCACTTTGGCCTCGGCCGCTCTCGCCACCACGCTCGGTGCCGAGAAACCCCATGGCTATCTGCCGGAGGGGGCGTTCGATCTGCTCCAGGTGCTGCCGCCGGCGCCGGTGAAGGGCGATGCCCGCTACAAGGCAGACCGGACCATCTTCAAGCAGACCCGCAAGATGATCGGCACGCCGCGCTACCAGCTCGCGACCAGCGACGTGAAGACCGACCAGCGCTCGCTGATGGCCGATTTCTCCTGTGCGGTCGGCGTGACGCTGACGCCCGAGAATGCGCCGCGCACCCAGGCGCTGGTCGCCCGCGCCCGCGTCGACACCAGCCGCCAGACCAATATCGCCAAGGATTTCTACAAGCGCCAGCGCCCCTTCCTGATCGATCATGGCGACATCTGCGAACCCAAGGCGGAGCTGATGGACAGC
This genomic window from Sphingomonas abietis contains:
- a CDS encoding acid phosphatase — protein: MRILPLARPLLALTLASAALATTLGAEKPHGYLPEGAFDLLQVLPPAPVKGDARYKADRTIFKQTRKMIGTPRYQLATSDVKTDQRSLMADFSCAVGVTLTPENAPRTQALVARARVDTSRQTNIAKDFYKRQRPFLIDHGDICEPKAELMDSYDYPSGHTTLGWTWASVLSDLVPDRATQIMARGRAYGDSRFICGAHNESAVEGGKLSAGATMSVVRTTAAYQADAAAARAELNALRRAPNTEKPTGCEMETALVAQRVQ